Genomic window (Nitrospirota bacterium):
CAGGAGATGCACGGCAAGAATGCCGAAGACTTTATCCTGCCTGTACCGCTCGGGACTATAATTAAAGACGCTGAGACAGGCGAGATACTTGCAGACCTCACCATGGACGGCGAAGAGTTCATGGCTGCCAAAGGCGGCAGGGGAGGCCTGGGCAATACCCACTTCAAGGGGCCGACAAGGCAGGAGCCGAGATACGCCCAGCCGGGAGAGGAAGGCGAAGAGAGAAGGCTGGTGCTTGAACTCAAGCTTCTTGCTGATGTGGGGCTTATAGGGCTTCCGAACGCGGGCAAGTCCACTCTGATATCCGCGCTTTCCGCGGCAAGGCCGAAGATAGCTGATTATCCATTTACTACGCTGAAACCTGCCCTCGGCGTTGTGCAGCACGGAGAATACGGCAGCTTTGTGATAGCTGATATCCCCGGACTGATAGAAGGCGCTCATAAGGGCACGGGGCTGGGATTTCAGTTCCTCCGCCACGTCGAAAGGACTTCAATACTTCTCCACCTCGTGGATATATCAGAAATGGCAGAGGGCGACCCTGTTGAGAACTTTGAAATAATAAACAGGGAGCTTGAACTTTACAGTAAAGGGCTCACGGATAAAACACAGGCGGTTGTGGGAACAAAGCTGGACATCAAAGGCGACGGGAGCAGGCTTGACAAGCTCGCTCAATATTGCAAAGATAAGAACTATGATTTCTTCCCGATATGCGCTGTTACAAAGACAGGATTGAAAGAGCTGACCGAATATCTCGGAGAAAAAGTGGAGAAATATAAAAATCCATGAAGAGGGTAGTAATAAAGATCGGAAGCAATATCATCGCTTCTGCCGAACAGGGCCTTAATACGAGAAGGCTGAAGGGGATAGTCAGCGACATATCGGAAATAATTGATATGGGCGCTGAAGCGGTCATCGTATCTTCAGGCGCAATTGCGGCAGGGCTGAAAAAGCTCGGCCTGAAAGAAAAGCCGAAAGATATAAAACTGAAGCAGGCTGCTGCTGCCATAGGCCAGTCAAGCCTGATGTGGGCGTATGAAAAAAGTTTCGCGGAATTTGACAAAAAGGTGGCGCAGGTTCTTCTGACAAGGGATGTGATCACTGAAAGGACAAGATACATTAACGCAAAGAACACTCTGCTGACGCTTATTCAACACGATGTCATCCCTGTTATTAATGAGAATGACGCTGTTGCTGTTGACGAGATAAAGTTCGGCGACAACGACCAGCTTGCCGCGCTTACATCAGGGCTTGTAGAGGCGGAGATGCTCATTATACTTTCTGACGTTGACGGGCTGTATTCAAAAGACCCTAAATACAAGAGCGCAGAGATAATAACCAGTGTAGGCCGCATCACCCCTGAGATCGAGAAACTGGCAGGCAAAGAGGGAAGCGCGGTCGGGACTGGCGGCATGTATTCCAAGCTGCTCGCGGCAAAACAGGCGAATAACCACGGCATCCCTGTCGTGATAATGAGCGGCAAAAAGAGAGGGCTTCTCAAGCGCCTGTTCGAAGGTAAAAGCGCAGGCACATACTTTAAGGCTAATGAGACTAAACTCTCATCCAGGGATGGATGGATAGCCTACGGCATAAGATCAAAAGGCACACTCGTTCTTGATGAAGGGGCTGTTACGGCACTACTTAAAAAGAAGAAGAGCCTGCTGCCTTCAGGCATTGTGAGGATCGACGGTGAGTTTAAAAAAGGCGACGCGGTCAACTGCATCGACAGAAAAGGGCATAATATAGCCAAGGGGCTGACCAACTATTCATCAAAAGACCTCAATAAGATAATCGGCAAAAAAACCTCTGAGATAGAAAATATCCTGGGATATAAACATTCAGACGAGGTTCTTCACAAGGACAATCTGGTTCTGGCCTAAGAACCCTTTCTCAATATTTTAAACTCGTTGATAAGCCCGTTCGTGGATGAGTCATGTGAAGTTATTTGATTATCGCCGGCAAGTTCAGGGAGTATCTT
Coding sequences:
- the obgE gene encoding GTPase ObgE; this encodes MKFIDRAEIHVVAGHGGKGCVSFRREKYVPNGGPNGGDGGRGGHIIFIASTSHSTLLDFKYRRQYIAQKGENGMGQEMHGKNAEDFILPVPLGTIIKDAETGEILADLTMDGEEFMAAKGGRGGLGNTHFKGPTRQEPRYAQPGEEGEERRLVLELKLLADVGLIGLPNAGKSTLISALSAARPKIADYPFTTLKPALGVVQHGEYGSFVIADIPGLIEGAHKGTGLGFQFLRHVERTSILLHLVDISEMAEGDPVENFEIINRELELYSKGLTDKTQAVVGTKLDIKGDGSRLDKLAQYCKDKNYDFFPICAVTKTGLKELTEYLGEKVEKYKNP
- the proB gene encoding glutamate 5-kinase, which produces MKRVVIKIGSNIIASAEQGLNTRRLKGIVSDISEIIDMGAEAVIVSSGAIAAGLKKLGLKEKPKDIKLKQAAAAIGQSSLMWAYEKSFAEFDKKVAQVLLTRDVITERTRYINAKNTLLTLIQHDVIPVINENDAVAVDEIKFGDNDQLAALTSGLVEAEMLIILSDVDGLYSKDPKYKSAEIITSVGRITPEIEKLAGKEGSAVGTGGMYSKLLAAKQANNHGIPVVIMSGKKRGLLKRLFEGKSAGTYFKANETKLSSRDGWIAYGIRSKGTLVLDEGAVTALLKKKKSLLPSGIVRIDGEFKKGDAVNCIDRKGHNIAKGLTNYSSKDLNKIIGKKTSEIENILGYKHSDEVLHKDNLVLA